A part of Carettochelys insculpta isolate YL-2023 chromosome 1, ASM3395843v1, whole genome shotgun sequence genomic DNA contains:
- the TMEM209 gene encoding transmembrane protein 209 isoform X1 gives MMQGDQNPATSLIDRTIKMRKETEARKVVLAWGLLNVSVAGMIYTEMTGKLISSYYNITYWPLWYIELALASLFSLNALFDFWRYFKYTVAPTSLVVSPGQQTLLGLQNASVQTTPPRELMTKKVPPSTPSPPIQGQSVLNYSPSRSPSASPKFATGCMTGYSPQLQALSGSSGSYSTAMTYSPNSNYSKVSSFSPSPGSSPYATSIGPVESSGLRSRYRSSPTVYNSPIGKEDYMTDLKSLDSFLRSEEEKQHRVQLGSSDSSSPSSSPTLWNYSRSMGDYAQMLRKFQYQLACRSQAPSAHKDEADLSSKQAAEEVWVRVIVNRQLIDHVDTWTAKFRNWINETILVPLVQEIDSVNTQMRRMGCPELQIGEASISSLKQAALVKAPLIPTLNTIVQYLDLTPNQEYLVERIKELSQGGCMSSFRWNRGGDFKGRKWDTDLPTDSAIIMHVFCTYLDSRLPPHPKYPDGKTFTSQHFIQTPDKPDVSNENVFCIHQSTINPPHYELIYQCQVYNLPKGRNNMFHTLLMFLCIIKTKESGMLGRVNLGLSGVNVLWIFGD, from the exons ATGATGCAGGGGGATCAGAATCCAGCTACTTCGCTCATTGACAGAACCATCAAGATGAGGAAAGAGACAGAAGCCAGGAAAGTGGTTTTGGCTTGGGGACTGCTTAATGTGTCAGTTGCAGGCATgatttacactgaaat gacTGGAAAACTGATAAGTTCATATTATAACATTACATACTGGCCACTGTGGTATATTG AACTTGCGCTTGCATCTTTGTTCAGCCTGAATGCCTTATTTGATTTCTGGAGGTATTTCAAATATACCGTGGCACCGACTAGCTTAGTTGTGAGTCCTGGCCAGCAGACCCTTCTTGGGCTTCAGAATGCAT CAGTACAAACAACTCCACCACGTGAGCTAATGACAAAAAAAGTCCCTCCTTCAACGCCTTCTCCTCCGATTCAGGGTCAGAGTGTGCTGAATTACAGCCCATCTCGCTCACCTAGTGCCAGCCCAAAGTTTGCCACTGGTTGCATGACTGGGTACAGCCCTCAGCTACAGGCTTTGTCAGGCAGCAGTGGTTCTTATAGCACTGCCATGACCTACTCACCAAACAGCAACTACAGTAAG GTGTCCAGCTTCAGTCCCTCCCCTGGTAGTTCACCTTACGCTACTAGCATTGGACCAGTGGAAAGCAGTGGGCTGAGATCTCGGTACCGTTCTTCACCAACTGTGTATAATTCCCCTATTGGCAAAGAAGACTATATGACAGACCTAAAGTCACTGGACAGCTTCCTTCGAAGTGAAGAAGAGAAGCAACACCGAGTTCAGCTGG GGAGTTCAGATTCCAGCTCTCCTTCCAGCAGTCCGACTCTTTGGAACTACAGCCGTTCCATGGGAGACTATGCACAGATGCTGAGAAAGTTTCAGTACCAGCTGGCCTGCCGGTCCCAAGCCCCATCTGCACACAAGGATGAAGCTGATCTGAGCTCTAAGCAGGCCGCGGAAGAG GTTTGGGTCAGAGTGATAGTCAATCGACAACTAATCGATCATGTGGACACATGGACAGCTAAGTTCAGAAAC TGGATTAATGAGACTATTTTAGTGCCACTTGTGCAAGAGATCGATTCAGTGAACACTCAGATGAGAAGAATGGGGTGTCCAGAGTTACAAATTGGAG AAGCCAGTATTAGCAGTCTGAAACAAGCTGCTCTTGTTAAAGCTCCACTCATCCCAACACTAAACACTATAGTGCAGTACCTAGACCTGACACCAAACCAGGAGTATTTGGTTGAAAGGATCAAAG AGCTTTCTCAGGGAGGATGTATGAGTTCATTCCGATGGAACAGAGGAGGGGACTTCAAGGGCCGTAAATGGGATACCGATTTGCCCACTGATTCTGCT atcaTTATGCATGTGTTCTGCACTTATCTTGACTCCAGGCTGCCTCCTCACCCAAAATATCCTGATGGCAAAACATTTACCTCACAACACTTCATTCAAACACCAGATAAGCCAG ATGTTTCAAATGAGAATGTGTTTTGCATCCACCAGAGCACTATCAACCCTCCCCACTATGAGCTTATCTACCAGTGTCAAGTCTACAATCTACCCAAG
- the TMEM209 gene encoding transmembrane protein 209 isoform X2: MMQGDQNPATSLIDRTIKMRKETEARKVVLAWGLLNVSVAGMIYTEMTGKLISSYYNITYWPLWYIELALASLFSLNALFDFWRYFKYTVAPTSLVVSPGQQTLLGLQNALQTTPPRELMTKKVPPSTPSPPIQGQSVLNYSPSRSPSASPKFATGCMTGYSPQLQALSGSSGSYSTAMTYSPNSNYSKVSSFSPSPGSSPYATSIGPVESSGLRSRYRSSPTVYNSPIGKEDYMTDLKSLDSFLRSEEEKQHRVQLGSSDSSSPSSSPTLWNYSRSMGDYAQMLRKFQYQLACRSQAPSAHKDEADLSSKQAAEEVWVRVIVNRQLIDHVDTWTAKFRNWINETILVPLVQEIDSVNTQMRRMGCPELQIGEASISSLKQAALVKAPLIPTLNTIVQYLDLTPNQEYLVERIKELSQGGCMSSFRWNRGGDFKGRKWDTDLPTDSAIIMHVFCTYLDSRLPPHPKYPDGKTFTSQHFIQTPDKPDVSNENVFCIHQSTINPPHYELIYQCQVYNLPKGRNNMFHTLLMFLCIIKTKESGMLGRVNLGLSGVNVLWIFGD, from the exons ATGATGCAGGGGGATCAGAATCCAGCTACTTCGCTCATTGACAGAACCATCAAGATGAGGAAAGAGACAGAAGCCAGGAAAGTGGTTTTGGCTTGGGGACTGCTTAATGTGTCAGTTGCAGGCATgatttacactgaaat gacTGGAAAACTGATAAGTTCATATTATAACATTACATACTGGCCACTGTGGTATATTG AACTTGCGCTTGCATCTTTGTTCAGCCTGAATGCCTTATTTGATTTCTGGAGGTATTTCAAATATACCGTGGCACCGACTAGCTTAGTTGTGAGTCCTGGCCAGCAGACCCTTCTTGGGCTTCAGAATGCAT TACAAACAACTCCACCACGTGAGCTAATGACAAAAAAAGTCCCTCCTTCAACGCCTTCTCCTCCGATTCAGGGTCAGAGTGTGCTGAATTACAGCCCATCTCGCTCACCTAGTGCCAGCCCAAAGTTTGCCACTGGTTGCATGACTGGGTACAGCCCTCAGCTACAGGCTTTGTCAGGCAGCAGTGGTTCTTATAGCACTGCCATGACCTACTCACCAAACAGCAACTACAGTAAG GTGTCCAGCTTCAGTCCCTCCCCTGGTAGTTCACCTTACGCTACTAGCATTGGACCAGTGGAAAGCAGTGGGCTGAGATCTCGGTACCGTTCTTCACCAACTGTGTATAATTCCCCTATTGGCAAAGAAGACTATATGACAGACCTAAAGTCACTGGACAGCTTCCTTCGAAGTGAAGAAGAGAAGCAACACCGAGTTCAGCTGG GGAGTTCAGATTCCAGCTCTCCTTCCAGCAGTCCGACTCTTTGGAACTACAGCCGTTCCATGGGAGACTATGCACAGATGCTGAGAAAGTTTCAGTACCAGCTGGCCTGCCGGTCCCAAGCCCCATCTGCACACAAGGATGAAGCTGATCTGAGCTCTAAGCAGGCCGCGGAAGAG GTTTGGGTCAGAGTGATAGTCAATCGACAACTAATCGATCATGTGGACACATGGACAGCTAAGTTCAGAAAC TGGATTAATGAGACTATTTTAGTGCCACTTGTGCAAGAGATCGATTCAGTGAACACTCAGATGAGAAGAATGGGGTGTCCAGAGTTACAAATTGGAG AAGCCAGTATTAGCAGTCTGAAACAAGCTGCTCTTGTTAAAGCTCCACTCATCCCAACACTAAACACTATAGTGCAGTACCTAGACCTGACACCAAACCAGGAGTATTTGGTTGAAAGGATCAAAG AGCTTTCTCAGGGAGGATGTATGAGTTCATTCCGATGGAACAGAGGAGGGGACTTCAAGGGCCGTAAATGGGATACCGATTTGCCCACTGATTCTGCT atcaTTATGCATGTGTTCTGCACTTATCTTGACTCCAGGCTGCCTCCTCACCCAAAATATCCTGATGGCAAAACATTTACCTCACAACACTTCATTCAAACACCAGATAAGCCAG ATGTTTCAAATGAGAATGTGTTTTGCATCCACCAGAGCACTATCAACCCTCCCCACTATGAGCTTATCTACCAGTGTCAAGTCTACAATCTACCCAAG